From Drosophila albomicans strain 15112-1751.03 unplaced genomic scaffold, ASM965048v2 utg000125l_pilon, whole genome shotgun sequence, the proteins below share one genomic window:
- the LOC117565157 gene encoding myb-like protein AA, which yields MDYDNLSFNLGDGSQATDLIEGVTNSKPTADPEAPDANMCGSQELLEVKSKEKARRYWTPSEEERLYEIWGRDNWRLTRNGKNTIFFGQWSEELRERFSVDVKPEEIQMKVNQTRAKFRQVKKQLQSDPSSYSLRWKKYDIINRILKNIHRPKNAEPIPPDVLLNNRDVSPPREEEQQQKQQPQQQQQGQSVLNLTTEPTGNNFYNNSSNSNNSNSHAQVNNNNNNTMSFNTELFTDQYDDIKREYDEDDYRSMPFQEQLQQYSPAEPAQLLELQTPQQQQQQQQQQHFQSEYESSVVNYAASGISTQQQQPQQYNSNSTSSSNNAASVSSINHQAITAVAYINSSNNTISVATNNSNSKDESMAAVQMQPPVGVGAASNAISTTPRKRGRPFGSSNPPAADSLESIYIEEVRRKNQLLSEQTKISRQRLELEERKVELMQTFFPKCLEQQAHILARVMQLPSLQQHLQSPSLPPPQQ from the exons ATGGACTACGacaatttatcatttaatcTTGGCGATGGAAGCCAAGCGACAGACTTGATTGAAGGAGTCACAAACTCAAAACCAACCGCAGATCCGGAAGCTCCAGATGCGAATATGTGTGGCAGTCAGGAGTTGCTGGAAGTGAAGTCGAAAGAGAAAGCTCGGCGCTATTGGACGCCCAGCGAGGAGGAGCGCCTCTATGAGATTTGGGGTCGGGACAACTGGCGTTTAACACGTAATGGAAAGAACACAATTTTCTTTGGTCAATGGTCTGAGGAGTTGCGCGAACGTTTCTCGGTGGATGTGAAGCCCGAAGAGATTCAAATGAAGGTTAACCAGACACGTGCTAAGTTTCG TCAAGTAAAGAAACAGCTTCAAAGTGATCCCTCGAGTTATTCCTTGCGCTGGAAGAAATATGACATAATCAATCGCATACTTAAGAATATACATAGGCCCAAGAATGCTGAACCTATTCCACCCGATGTGTTGCTCAACAATCGTGATGTGTCCCCGCCGCGTGAAGaggaacagcaacagaaacagcagccacaacaacagcaacaaggcCAATCAGTGCTTAATTTGACCACTGAGCCAACGGGCAACAACTTttacaacaacagtagcaacagcaacaacagcaacagccatgCTCAagtcaataacaataataataacacaatgAGCTTCAATACCGAACTGTTCACAGATCAGTACGACGATATAAAGCGCGAGTACGATGAGGACGATTATCGATCAATGCCATTTCAGGAGCAATTGCAACAGTATTCACCAGCGGAGCCTGCACAATTACTCGAACTCCAAACtccccagcaacagcagcagcaacaacaacagcaacattttcaGTCTGAGTACGAGTCTAGTGTTGTTAATTATGCTGCAAGTGGGATCTCgacccagcagcaacaaccacagcaatataatagcaacagcactagcagcagcaataacgcCGCCTCTGTATCGTCTATTAATCATCAAGCTATCACAGCTGTCGCTTACATTAACAGCAGTAATAATACAATAAGCGTAGCCaccaacaatagcaacagcaaagacGAATCAATGGCGGCGGTGCAAATGCAACCTCCAGTTGGAGTAGGAGCCGCAAGCAATGCCATCAGCACAACCCCACGGAAACGGGGTCGACCGTTTGGCTCAAGCAATCCCCCCGCTGCTGATTCACTGGAGTCGATATATATTGAAGAAGTGCGTCGGAAGAATCAACTGCTCTCTGAGCAAACGAAAATCTCACGACAACGCCTGGAATTGGAAGAGCGAAAGGTGGAGCTCATGCAAACTTTTTTCCCTAAATGCTTGGAGCAGCAAGCTCATATACTAGCACGAGTCATGCAATTGCCATCCCTGCAACAGCACTTGCAGTCGCCATCGCTGCCGCCTCCACAACAGTAG